DNA from Bacteroidia bacterium:
ATTTTTTAGCTTCACTGAGAATCGAGAACTTAAAAGTATAATTAAGAATGACAAAGCAAGAATGAATAATTATAAAACCGAAATCTTAAATAAAATTTGCTTTACAGACCTCGTTTATGGGAGGATTAATAAGAAACTGGGCATAAAACTTTCAAAAGACAAAATTGAAATAATGATTTTTGAAATTATTAAGGGAACAGATGAGTCCGAATTTCAAAAAACAGGTAAAAACATTTATATTACAAACAACGACAGAAATATAAGACTGACAATTAATTCCTATACTTATAGAATAATTACAGCAGATAAATTAAACAATTAGAAAAATAAAAATTAACAAATGGATTTCAAAGATTATTATAAAATTTTAGGTGTTTCGAATACAGCAAGCGAAGCGGAGATTAAAACTGCTTATCGGAAACTTGCCCGGAAACACCATCCTGATTTGAATCCGGAAAACAAAGATGCGGAGGCTAAATTCAAAGAAATAAATGAGGCAAACGAAGTTTTGAGTGATCCTGAAAACCGGAAGAAATACGATAAGTTTGGAAAAGATTGGAAACACGGAGAAGAATATGAAAATGCGAAGCGTCAACAACAGCAAAACTATTCTTCACATCAATCAGGTCAGCAAGACTTTGCAAGCGAAGACTATTCAGATTTTTTCGAATCCATGTTTGGCGGAGGAAGAGCCTCACACAGCCAAGGACGCAGTCAGAAATTTCGAGGTCAGGATTACAACGCTGAATTGCAGCTCGATTTAAAAGACGTTTACACCACTCAACCGCAAATACTAACCGTCAACAATCAAAAAATTAGGCTCACTATACCCGCAGGAGTTGAAAACGGGCAAGTGATAAAAATTAAAGGAAAAGGTGGATTGGGAACCAATGGTGGTCCGGATGGTGATTTATTCATCAAATTCAATATCAACAATCATACGCAGTTCAAGCGCGAAGGGAGTGATTTATATCAGAATGTTGATCTGGATTTATACACCTCCATTTTGGGCGGAGAAATAACGGTTGATTCTTTTACTGGTAAGATCAAACTCCAGATAAAGCCAGAAACGAAAAATGAATCAAAAGGAAAATTGAAAGGAAAAGGTTTTCCAGTTTATAAAAAAGAGGGAGAATTTGGCGATATGATTATCACCTATCATATTAAGATTCCAACTAATCTGAGCGAAAAAGAAATAGAGCTATTCAAAGAATTACAAAAAATTAGTACAAAATGAAGACAAACGATTTAATTTCGACAGAAATACTCTGCTCGCATTACGACATTGAAATTTCATTTGTAAATGCATTAAACGAAATGGGACTCATCAAAATCGAAATTGTTGAGCAAAATCAATTTATACATCAAGACCAAATTAGTGATCTTGAAAAAATAATTAGACTTCACAACGAACTAAGCGTGAATTTGGAGGGTATTGATATTGTTTTTAATTTATTGGAGAAGGAACAACAATTACGGCATGAATTAACTATCCTTAAAAATAAACTTCGTCTTTATGAAGAGGACTAAGTAACGCTTTCCTATCCGTATAAGATAAACGGAGCATCAGATAAATTTTGCTTTAGGCGAGTTGGCTTGCAAGCCGAATAATATATCTTAGCCGCGTATTTTGTGCTTGAAAATCTCAAACGCAAAGCCAGAAATCGTCACACACAACTATAATGATACGACATTGCATAACAATCATACTGAGCTTTTTGACTTTGACTTCCGTTTACGGACAGACAAAGACAGTTTCCTGTGACTGCCCGAAAACGGAATATGCAGGAACAAAAGCTGATACGACTTTTTACCTTTCCAACGGCAAAGCAATTGCTTTATGTGGGTATAAAAATACTGACAGCAAGCCGACAACTTTTTCCGAATTTATTCTTTCAGTTTGCGGACAAGACACAATCATTGACTTTTGGGATGCAGAGTTATCTTGCCGACTGAAAATAAATAAAGATACATTGCTCGTAGACGAACTTCAGAACCTGCCGATCGGTAAGAATTTTAAATTTCAAGAAATAGTTTGGACCACAGAAAAAATATATTTCAACGGACAAAAAGTTATTCGGAAACTTTTAGTTAATAGACAAATCGGTCAATACGACGAGACAAAAATTCATTCTGTTTTAAAAGCATACGAAACAGCAAAGCCTGGACTTGACGATAGTAAAATGGTAATTGCAAACAAACTATTTATTGCAACAATTTCAGGCAACCCAAAAGCAAGACAATATTTTAAGGAGTTTAAAAATAAATTTGGGATACTTGACGGAGCATTTGCCGAAGAATACAGTGATTTAACTGCAATGTTAGAACTATGGGACAAGAAAGAATAGCTGTTGTAACACAATTTTGCTTTAGGCGAGCTGGCTTGCAAGCCGAATAATATATCTTAGCCGCGCATTTTGTGCTTGGAAATCTCAAACTCAAAATCGGAAACCCTTAGCCACAATCAAAACACTTAAAAATGGAACTTGTAAAACATTATACAAACAGAAGCGGATGGCTGAGAGCAGCAGTTTTAGGTGCGAATGACGGTATTCTTTCTACCACAAGTATAGCAATAGGCGTAGCTGCAGCAAGTTCTACTCGGTATCCAATTGTTTTGGCTTCATTAGCGGGTTTAGTGGCAGGTGCTTTTTCTATGGCTGCCGGCGAATACGTTTCAGTAAGTTCTCAATATGACATCGAAGTTGCCGATTTAAAAAGAGAAAAAAAGGAACTTGAGACGATGCCTGAAATTGAATTAAAAGAATTATCTAAAATCTATGAGCGCAGAGGATTGGATACGGATTTAGCAATGCAGGTGGCGGTGCAATTAACAAATCGTAACGCGTTGGAAGCCCATGCCAAAGACGAATTAGGCATCAACGAATTTACCAAGCCAAAACCTTTACAAGCAGCCTTGGCTTCCTGGGCATCATTTGTAACGGGAGGCATTTTGCCATTATTGGTTTCCATTTTTTCGCCAATAAAACAAATGATAATTTACCAATATGTATTTGCAATTGTATTCCTCGCATTATCGGGGGCTATTGCAGCGAAGGCTGGTGGCTCAACTATTTCAAAGGCGATGATTCGAATTTGTTTTTGGGGTACCATTGCAATGGGAATAACTGCGCTTGTAGGCTATCTATTTGGGGTAAAGGCAATTTAAATAGTGCTGTTCCTATTATAACCTGAGTATATTTACAAACGATTGTAAAATAATTTTTTTAGTAAAAAACAAAATGGCAAAAGCTGCAAAATTTCCTGCAAGAATTAAAAAGTTTTTTGGCATTTTAGGACCAGGACTTGTAACCGGAGCAAGCGACGATGACCCATCGGGCATTGCCACTTATTCACAAGCAGGTGCACAGTTTGGGCTTTCAACACTGTGGTTAGCATTGCTTACCTTTCCATTAATGGCAGCAGTACAAGGTATGTGTGCAAGAATTGGCTTGGTAACATCTCAAGGTTTAACAGTTACTTTAAAAAACCATTATTCGAAGCCATTGCTTTATACCATGTTGCTTTTTAGTTTCCCCGCCATTACATTGAACATTGGTGCAGACATAGAAGGCATGGGTGCGGTAGCGAATATGATTTTTCCTTCCATACCCATTTCCGTTTTCTGTATTGGTTTCACTGCTATTCTAATGTTTATAATCATTAAATATCCGTATCAAAAAATTGCTAAGATTTTAAAATGGCTTTGCCTTTCTTTATTGCTATATGTGCTTATTCCATTTATGACAAAACAAGATTGGCTCTTGGTTGCAAAAAATACTTTTATTCCAACTATTCATTTTAATAAAGATTTTTTTTCTATCGTAGTTGCCATACTTGGAACAACAATTTCTCCGTACTTGTTTTTTTGGCAAGCCACCATGGAAGCAGAAGATATGGCGCACAGTAAAAAAAGAGTAATTGTAAATAAACGTATTCTGGGCATTATGAAAACCGATGTAAATGCTGGAATGTTTTTATCAAACGTCGTTATGTTTTTCATTATTCTTACTACAGGCACTGTTTTGTACAACGCAGGCATTCGTCAAATTAACACCGTTGACCAAGCTGCAAAAGCATTAGAGCCATTGACAGGAAAATTAACGTATTTGATTTTTGCTATTGGTGTTTTAGGAACAGGACTTTTAGCAATACCGGTATTAGCAGGTTCACAATCTTATATGCTTGCAGAAACGTTTGGTTGGGAAGCAGGACTTGACAGAAAATTCCCGCAAGCAAAGGCATTTTATATTTCAATTATTGTTTCGTTGCTTGTAGGTTTATCACTCGACTTTTTAGGGATAAGTCCGATAAAGGCTTTGATTTTTACAGCAATAGCCTACGGACTTACAGCACCTATTTTAATTGCTATCATTCTTCATATTGGGAACAACAAAAAGATAATGAAGACAAATACCAACTCAAGAATTTCAAATGTGCTTGGTTTTATAACTTTAGTAATAATGGCATTTGCTGCAATTGGATTAATTTACCTTTTAATTTCAACCTGATTTTATTGGAATTGATATCAAAAAAAGGCGTTCAAAAAAATATTTTTTTGAACGCCTTTTTTACAAACTTATTTTTTAATCAGCTTATTTCTGAATCAGAATTTTCGGCTTAATAGACAAAATTTAGGCGAGCCTATGTTTTTTAATCTTACAATCATTTATTTACCTTTGTTATTCTATAAGAAAACTGGCTTCGAAAAAATAATTTTTCAAACACAAAATGAACTACCCAAAACAAGCCATTCAGAAATTAGGAGAAATGATGGACGGAGATGCCGCTGCCTTTAATTGGTTGATGGATAAAGGATACAAAGCACTTGCCATGACTGGAAACGCTTTGGGGAATAGCGATAGCGCGTACGATTGGTTGGTGGAAAACAAAGAATTGACACTTGTGGCATTTGTGAGCTCCATTTGGAGCGATCGAAAAGCGCATGCGTATTTGATGCAACAAAAAGAATTTGTATTAGCTGCTACAGCCAATGCTATCAACAAAGATAAAGCTGCGATGGATTGGCTTCAAAAATATAAAATGGAAGAATATATTTTATTGGCAGAAAAAATTTTGCTGAAATTTAAACGCGAATCGGGAAGCGATGCAGCTGTTTTTTTTCAAGGTCCTTTTAGCTGATTGAAAAAAATATTTTTTCAGAAGCCTTAAACGGAAAAATATTTTAATTCCAATTTATTTCCGTCGAAAACCGCGTAGGAATTGTAATTTACCCATTCTCCCAAATTAATATATTTACTTTTTTCTCCCACAGCAATATCCATCGGAAGATGGCGATGCCCAAAAATAAAGTAATCAAAAAACTTTTTTTCGAGCAATTCTTTGCAATAAATAATAAGCCATTCATTTTTTTCTCCGTGAAATTTTTCATCTTTTTCGCCATTGGCGATACGACTTTTTTTCGACCAATAGTGCGCAAACGCGATTCCTAAATTGGGATGCAAACGCGCAAATAGCCATTGCGAAACGGGGCTTGCAAAAACTTTTTTTATGAATTTATATCCATGATCGCCTGGACCTAAGCCATCTCCATGCGCCAGGAAAAATATTTTTTCGTTGAAGTTTTTTACGATGGCTTCGCGGTGCATTTGAATATTTAATTCTTTCGGAAAATAATCAAACATCCACATATCGTGGTTTCCAGTAAAAAAATGAATGCTGATTCCGGCATCTGATAGTTCTGCAATTTTTCCAAGCAAGCGCACAAAACCTTTTGGTACAGCGTGTTTGTATTCAAACCAAAAATCGAAAATATCGCCCATTAAAAAAATTTCTTCTGCGTCGTGTTTTATTTCATCGAGCCATCGCACAATTAATTTTTCACGCTTCAAACTACTTTCGTAATCGGGAACGCCCAAATGAAAATCAGATGCAAAATATATTTTTTTATTTTCTTTCAATTTACAAGGATAAATTTTTGATAATATTTAAGGGATTCATCAAATTAAAATTAAGTGTAAAACGTACTGTTTGAAAGTATTTTAAATTGTTTGCGGTAATTTCATTTTTAATATCTTGAGAATAAAATAGCGGGAAATAAATTTCAAAAATATTTTTTGCAATCGGTAAATCAATGCCAATATCATACAAGGGAGGCGCCTTTGCAAAATAATCATCGCTTGAGGCGCCTAAATCAGCATAAATTCGTAGAGGAGAAATAGGCAATGAACTTTTTACATTCATACTTACTAGTGAGCCTGTGCTTTGTCCGAGCGCGGTAAACATTTTAAAGTCGCCGTCTGTTTCGGTCATTTGTTGGGATAAAATTCCGGTGTATTCGCTGCGTCCCAGAAAAACATTATCGTACAAATAATCTTGAGAACCTGTTTCGCCTGACAATCTAAAAGCATAAGGTCCAGCATCGGTGGCTGTTGTTCCAATAAAAGTTCCTGAAAATATTCTGAAATCAATACTTTTATTTTTTGAAAGTGTGAACGAAAAATTTGCGGTAAGTGAAAGTTTTGCCATTTTATCGCCTTGTTGAAAATTTACAATTGCACTACAAGGATTGATAACTCTGCTGTTAGTTACGTTATACGTTACATCGTTGTACATTTTGTGAAGTGTTTTTTCCACCGGAAAATAAGTCGAAGAACTTTCTCCATACAGTACGGAGCCTTCAATAATATTGATATCACGGTAACGTAGAGTTTGTTGCAAATTACTGCGCGCACGTTTTTTCTTGAATTTGAAAAGAATCTCTGGCACGATTTTATTAAAATCAGTATTGAGTGGATTCGACGCATCATCAAAACGAGCTCCGTTTATACCCAACGTTATTTGCTGAAACACATCATTGTCGGGCGTGATGTTGTAATGAATTTGCGCATAGCCTGCCAAATCTTTATTTCCGAAAGCATACATCGGAGTAAAAATATATTCCAATTTTTTTTGTGGAAGTATCGAATTGTAAAAGGCAGCTCCCAACATAAATTTGTTGTAATTATTCCAACCGATAATAGGTGTAAAAAAAAGTTGCGTTTTATCTGGATCGTCTATACTTCCCAGAAATTGAAGTTTAAAAGGTTCGGTTCTTTTTAAAATTCCAGAAGTTCTTAGCGTGTTGTTATTACGATTTATTTCAGGAATATCTTCGAAATAATCTATTTTAAAATGATCATATTCTCCAGTAGGAAAGCCCAATGTTTTCTTTCCGGAAAAGCCATCGTACCAAACGATTGCTCTAATTTTACCATTTTTTATTCCAGCAACAGAAACAGGTCCAATGATTTGTCCAGTATTTTTTAGAACGATGTCATATCCTTTCGCTGAATCTAATTTTTTAGAAGAAATAATTTCGTAATCAATCTTTTTTGTGGTTTCCAATAAATCATCAAAAAACCAACTCAAATCTTTTCCTGTAACATCGTCAAAAATTTTCTGGATGTCGTATGGTTGTGGGTGTTTAAATTTCCAAGTGTCGAAATAAGTTTGCATAATGCTGTCCATCATTGGCTTTCCGAGATATGCCATCAAATAATTAAATGCCAAAGCTGTTTTGCAATACACATCTCCTGCGTAATTAATATCGGTGTAATCGCCAGCCGGCAAGTCAATTGCTTGATCTTCATTTTTGGCAGCGTTGATGAGATAGGTTAAATAATATTCTTCGCGGTGTCTGTATTTCGATAAATCGAAATCGTGCGCCAGTTTTGTAGAAGAAAAATTTCCGAGCAATTTCGCATCCGGATGAACGGTTTCCAAATAACGGTTTTCGTAATACGAATTGATTCCTTCGTCCATCCATGCGTGTTTCCGCTCGTTCGAGCCAAGCATTCCGTAAAACCAATTGTGTCCGAGTTCATGCGCAATCACAGTTTCTAATTCAAAATCATTCGATGCAGCGCCAATAACGGTAATGGTAGGATATTCCATTCCACCACCAGCGCTAATAGTTCCATCCACCGCGGTTACTACATCATAGGCGTAATCACCGTTCCAGAGCGAATAATAATAAATTGCATCGTGCATATACTGCAAACTTTTTTTCCATAAATCCGCATTGGCATTGGTAAACATCACGTAAGTAGAAACTTTTTTTCCAGAATGCGGAAGTGTCGCTTCGCCTTTTAAAACATGATATCTTTTATCCGCAAACCAAGCAAAATCATGTATTTTACTGAGATGATAATGCAATGTTTTTGTTTCTTTATCAGATGGCGGAAATGACATATCGGTCGGTAAGCTGGTCATAGCCGCTGTTTTTTGAGCGTTTTCAGCCAGCCATTCTTGTTCCTGTTCGCCATCAATTAAATCGCCAGTTGCGCCTACAACATAATTTTTCGGAAGCGTAATAAAGACATCGAAACTTCCGTATTCCGAATAAAATTCGCCTTGGTTTAAATACGGAATTTGATTCCAGCCATTTCGATCGTACACTGCAGGCTTTGGATACCATTGAGAAATTTGATACGATTGTCCGATGTGCCCCATTCTTGAAATTTTTCCGTTCGGAATTTTTACGTGAAAAGGTGTGGTGAGAATTAATTTTTCGCCGCCCTTTAATGGTTCGTTTAAAATTATTTTTACAATACTTGGATCGCCTGCATATTCCCATTTCACTGGTTGCCCGTCTACTTTAAAATCCAAACTATCAATATACCCTTTATCATCTGCAGACGAATAATAAAAAGTAGTATTGCCGCTTTCCAACATTTGTTTCGCCATAGCGGTCGAATCATTTTTATAACCGTTGGGCCACAAGTGCATGTAAATAAAATCGAGTGTTTGCGAAGAATTGTTAAGATATCCTATTGTTTCGTAAGCCGAAAGCTCGTTGCTTACATCATTCAATTTTACATGAATGTTATAATCTACTTGTTGTTGAAAATAATCTTGCGCATTCAGTTCAGAACAAAAAAGTAAAAAAATCGTCGGCAAAAAAATAATTTTTCGAAGCATCAAAATATTCTTTTTAGAAAAATATTATTTTAATAGTTCGGCTAATTTATTTTGCAAATCATCGCCTCTCAAGCCTTTCGCAATAATTTTTCCGTCTTTGTCAATTAAATAAGTTTGCGGAATACTTGTTAAACCGTACAGTTTCACAACCGACGAATTCCAATATGCTAAATCACTTACTTGCGTCCAAGTCAAATCAAATTTTTGGATGGCATCCGTCCAATCTTTTTTGTCTTTATCCAAGGAAACGCTGAACACCGTAAATCCTTTGTCTTTGTATTTTTTATAGGCTGCTACTACGTTTGGAAGTTCCTCTTTGCAAGGTCCACACCACGAAGCCCAAAAATCAATCAACACGATTTTCCCTCTCAAGGAAGAAAGTGAAACAGGTTCTCCGAGCGGATCATTTAATTTAATATCGGGAGCTTCAGAGCCAACAGCAAGGCGCGCCATATCGTTCATCTTATTGTGAAAAAATTTGATGTACGGAGAATCAGGATATTTTGTTGTAAGTGCCTTGTCTAATTTCTGATAATACGATAAAAATTGATCCGAATTTAATTGCTGAATGGCTGCCAAACAAGCGAAAGAAGAAGTATTCGCATCAATAAAATTGGTCAGATATCTATTTTGTTGAATGACAATTGAATCAAAAGGTTGTTCCAATGCGTTGCTCAATGAATCCAAAGATTTTTTGTCTTTGTGAAGGTTTGCATACACTTGATACAGCTTGGTAATTGAATCGCGTTTGGTGTAATTTTTTTTCAAAAACACATTCAAATCAATAAATAATTTGGAATCTGGAGAACCAGTTACGGAAAAAGTATTTCCTAAATCCTGCGCGTTTCCTGTCAAATTTACTTTTGAGTTAGAATCTAATATTACAGTCGCAAAATTACGATCGTTTATTTTCACATTGTAAAATCCAATATTAATGCCGCTCGTGTAAAAATGAAATTCGCCACTTTTATCAATTATAGTGGTATCAACTGTTTTAACGCCTTCCGGAGAAAGCTGTTCTAAAAATATTTTTTCGCCTTGCGAGCCAATTAATTTTCCGTCGAGCTCAAATGCACTGTGATTTGCAGTTGATGCTTTTTGTTTGCATCCTGCTATTGCTAAAGCTGATAAGAGAATTACAATTGTTTTTTTCATGATAAAATTATTTTTTTGAGATTGATTTTTTTCGTTTGAAAAATTAATTTTCCGAGAGCATTTTTTTTACTAATTCGTTGGCAATTTTCGGATCTGCTTTTCCTTTTGATAATTTCATTACTTCGCCCATAAATAGACCCACTAAACTTTCTTTTCCGTTTTTGTATTCGATTACTTTTTCAGGATATTTTGAAATCGCTTGTTTCACATATTCATTTAAAGTTCCTGAATCGCTTTGTTGAATCAGATTTTTTTCCTCTGCAATTTGCAAAGGTGATTTCCCGCTTTCCGTAAGCATTTCCGGAAAAATACTTTGCGAAGCTACCGTATTACTTACTTTTCCTTCGTCAATCAATTGAATTAATTGCGCCATTTTTTCAGCAGTAATGCTGAATTTTTCAATGCCGATGGCATTCTCGTTCAAATACGATTTGATAGAGCCCATCAGCCAATTTGCGGCAGCTTTGTAATTTTCTGTATGCGAAATAAGTTTCTCAAAATAAAGCGCCAATAATTTATTTTCCGTTAAAACACCAGCATCGTAAGCGGAAAGACCAATTTCCGAAATGTATTTTTTATACAATTCATCGGGTAGGGGAGGCAATGTTTTTTTTACGGTTGCAATGTATTCTTGCGTAATCAAAACTGGTTGTAAATCTGGTTCCGGAAAATAACGGTAATCATTTGCCGTTTCTTTACTTCGCATCACAAATGTAGAACCTGTACTCGCATCAAAACTGCGTGTATCTTGTGCAATTTCTTCTCCGTTTTCAACAGCTGCAATTTGGCGTTTTACTTCAAATTCAATGGCGCGTTGTACGTTACGAATCGAGTTCATATTTTTAACTTCCGTACGCTTTCCGAAAGTTTCAGAACCTCTCAGACGTACAGAAACATTGGCATCGCAGCGCATGCTTCCTTCTTCCATATTTCCATCACAAATATCTAAATAGCGCACTAATTTCCGGATTTCGCTCAAATATTTATAAGCTTCTTCGGCAGTTCGTATTTCTGGTTCGCTCACCATTTCCAAAAGTGCCACTCCAGCACGATTGTAATCTACTAACGTATCAAATGGATCTAAATCATGAATGCTTTTTCCAGCATCTTCTTCCATGTGTATGCGCGTCAGATTTATTTTTTTCTCTGAGCCATCGTCTTTTTTTATCATCACATAGCCACCAGTACAAATGGGCGTTTTATCTTGTGTAATTTGATATCCTTTCGGTAAATCCGCATAAAAATAATTTTTTCGCGCGTATTGATTTTCTTCTCGAATGTCGCAATGACAAGCCAAACCGAGTCGTACAGCAAACTCAATTACTTTTTTATTTGATTTTGGCAAAGTGCCTGGGTGTCCCAACGAAATCGGACTTACCAACGTGTTTGGCATCGCACCAAATTCTGTTGAATCGGTACAATAAGCTTTGCTTTTTGTTAAGAGTTGTATGTGAACTTCTAAGCCGATAACGGCTTCGTATTTATCTGTCATTGTGTAAGCCAAAAATTAAAGTCCGAAAGATAAACATATTTCAGCTTTTAGGAGTGAAAATTGATTTGAAAATGTGAAGATGTAACGATGTTCCAATTAAAAGTATGCTCCATCACACGGTGTACATGCTCCATCACACAGTGTACATGCTCCATCACACACTATAACTTGGGATTAAGAATAAAATACCAGAATTACATAATCAGATTGCTGAAGTAATTGAAAAAGAATACAAACTACGGGGTAATACGCGGTATAAAACATTGGGATTTAAATGAAGCTTTGTACTTCGTATCAAGTTTTGTGGTGGTAAACAGTTTTTGCTTCGAAATCGCCAAATCATGAAGCTTTAAAACGTTGGGTAGCTTAAGGTGGCAAAAAATTGACAATGAATGAAGCACGTCATTCCGCAATTAATTCAGAATCTACGCCAAGAAAAAATCAAATAATTTCGATGTCGGAATTTTTAAGCCAGCCTACATTTCCGTTTGCTAATTTTATTTCTGTCCACAAATTATTTTTTTCGATAATGGTCACTTTTGTGCCATCGTGAACAACAAATAATTGCGTTCCTTCTTCTTCTGGTGCGCTTTTTATTGTAACGGAAGGCGAAATAATAATTGCTTGGTTGTGTGTGTGCAAAATACTGTACGATTGTTGTGCCAACAGAAAGGTGAAAATGCTGCCAATAAACATCAATACGGCGAGCGAAAAGAAAATTTGTTTTTGAATTACGCTTCGGAAATAAAAAAATAATCCCAAGAAAATAAAAAACGAAAAGAAAAAAGCGATGCAGAAAATCGACCATCTTTTTTCCGAAAAAAGATTTCTGAAATCACTCCACCATTGTTTAAAAAAAACAGTTGGCACAGGTACTACTTTGTCTGTAATATGTAAGTTTGCCATGTTTAAATTAAACCGAATATCTTCATCATTGGGTGCTAATTTTTTAGCTCGCTCGTAATTTAAAATAGCGTACGCCATTTTATTTTCTTTGTAATAAGCATTTCCTAAATTGTAATAAATATCAGGCGTAGTATACCCTTGCGCTACGGCAATTTCGTAAAACTGTG
Protein-coding regions in this window:
- a CDS encoding tetratricopeptide repeat protein, with the protein product MKKIEKIFFAAFFFLAHFAFANPQIDSANTNYKAGKYDKAAQFYEIAVAQGYTTPDIYYNLGNAYYKENKMAYAILNYERAKKLAPNDEDIRFNLNMANLHITDKVVPVPTVFFKQWWSDFRNLFSEKRWSIFCIAFFFSFFIFLGLFFYFRSVIQKQIFFSLAVLMFIGSIFTFLLAQQSYSILHTHNQAIIISPSVTIKSAPEEEGTQLFVVHDGTKVTIIEKNNLWTEIKLANGNVGWLKNSDIEII
- the gatB gene encoding Asp-tRNA(Asn)/Glu-tRNA(Gln) amidotransferase subunit GatB, whose translation is MTDKYEAVIGLEVHIQLLTKSKAYCTDSTEFGAMPNTLVSPISLGHPGTLPKSNKKVIEFAVRLGLACHCDIREENQYARKNYFYADLPKGYQITQDKTPICTGGYVMIKKDDGSEKKINLTRIHMEEDAGKSIHDLDPFDTLVDYNRAGVALLEMVSEPEIRTAEEAYKYLSEIRKLVRYLDICDGNMEEGSMRCDANVSVRLRGSETFGKRTEVKNMNSIRNVQRAIEFEVKRQIAAVENGEEIAQDTRSFDASTGSTFVMRSKETANDYRYFPEPDLQPVLITQEYIATVKKTLPPLPDELYKKYISEIGLSAYDAGVLTENKLLALYFEKLISHTENYKAAANWLMGSIKSYLNENAIGIEKFSITAEKMAQLIQLIDEGKVSNTVASQSIFPEMLTESGKSPLQIAEEKNLIQQSDSGTLNEYVKQAISKYPEKVIEYKNGKESLVGLFMGEVMKLSKGKADPKIANELVKKMLSEN